A genomic region of Silurus meridionalis isolate SWU-2019-XX chromosome 7, ASM1480568v1, whole genome shotgun sequence contains the following coding sequences:
- the tdrkh gene encoding tudor and KH domain-containing protein isoform X4 has product MAVVQEGPWKSLSSGKKVALAAGLSVGATVGYILYRHIRSSSAQEPDTEQSRFSLPLEVYRSIARHQSTFLDLVSQKSGAQVNLLANSEDRSTVCFLLQGTTQQNLLARCALERLANDSELIDDVLEVPQTAFGRIIGRGGETLKLISRTSGARVTCPRERGRSLEEKGEVMITGTRQEVQRAKDMIMEKVMENEMVRKRISQSSALREKRKAPESESVQRHQGPVSELMLHMNEDDLLTPLTEVRLVQASGSNGFASSGDYTTENSLRSEEIFSPVSPLEYSKFEIPSPDLSFQPGEHLEVYVSASENPQHFWIQIIGVRSLQLDKLTTEMSRFYNGDTLHEHRVEAIVVGDIVAAPYKDQSTWNRARVLGVLSSGLVDLYYVDFGDNGALPRDQLRSLRSDFLSLPFQAIECSLAEVHPAGEFWSEEALDDFERMAYCAQWKPLLAKLCSYSHTEMSSWPSVKLYDNSHGKALDLGEELIRLGHAVSCQDEGSGLRGDHDEPRSLQKLLDDMTGATSELSMSCISLSEVASISGSVDDVLEDEFN; this is encoded by the exons ATGGCAGTGGTGCAGGAGGGGCCGTGGAAGAGCCTGAGCTCAGGGAAGAAGGTGGCGCTGGCTGCAGGTCTTTCTGTCGGGGCCACAGTGGGCTACATCTTGTATCGTCACATTCGGAGCAGCAGTG CTCAAGAGCCAGATACGGAACAGTCCAGGTTCTCCTTGCCCCTCGAAGTGTACAGATCTATCGCAAGGCACCAGAGCACCTTTCTGGATCTA gtaAGCCAGAAGTCAGGAGCTCAGGTGAACTTGTTAGCGAATTCAGAGGATCGGAGCACTGTGTGCTTCTTGCTCCAGGGCACAACACAGCAGAACCTTTTGGCTAGATGTGCTCTGGAGAGACTGGCCAATGACAGCGAGCTCATAGATGATGTTTTAGAAGTGCCCCAGACCGCCTTTGGGCGAATCATAG GTCGTGGAGGCGAGACCCTGAAGTTGATTAGCCGAACTTCCGGAGCTCGGGTGACCTGCCCACGTGAGCGAGGTCGCAGCTTGGAGGAAAAGGGTGAGGTTATGATCACGGGAACACGCCAAGAAGTACAGCGTGCTAAG gacatGATCATGGAGAAGGTGATGGAGAATGAGATGGTACGAAAACGCATCAGCCAGTCATCTGCCCTGCGTGAGAAAAGAAAAGCCCCAGAATCAGAGTCAGTCCAAAGACATCAAGGCCCAGTCAGCGAGCTCATGCTGCACATGAATGAAGATGATCTGCTCACTCCACTGACTGAAGTGAGACTTGTTCAGGCCAGTGGCTCTAATGGGTTTGCCAGCAGCGGGGACTACACAACAGAAAATTCACTACGATCAGAGGAGATCTTCTCACCAGTTTCACCATTAGAGTACTCAAAATTTGAAA TCCCAAGTCCTGACCTGAGCTTCCAGCCTGGTGAGCATTTAGAGGTATATGTGTCTGCTTCAGAAAATCCCCAACACTTCTGGATCCAGATTATAGGTGTCCGATCACTTCAGCTGGACAAACTGACTACTGAGATGAGCCGTTTCTATAATGGCGACACCTTACAC GAGCACAGAGTGGAGGCTATAGTTGTAGGGGACATTGTGGCTGCTCCTTATAAGGACCAAAGCACGTGGAACCGAGCTCGTGTGTTGGGCGTCCTGAGCTCTGGTCTGGTTGATTTGTACTATGTGGACTTCGGGGACAACGGAGCACTTCCACGGGATCAGTTACGCAGCCTGAG GAGTGATTTTTTGAGCTTGCCCTTCCAAGCCATTGAGTGCAGCCTGGCAGAAGTGCATCCTGCAG GAGAGTTTTGGTCAGAGGAAGCCCTGGATGACTTTGAGAGAATGGCATACTGTGCACAGTGGAAGCCTTTACTAGCCAAACTGTGCAGTTACTCACACACTGAGATGTCCTCCTGGCCCAGTGTAAAGCTGTATGACAACAGCCATGGAAAG gctctggatCTGGGTGAAGAGTTGATTCGCTTAGGCCATGCAGTGAGCTGTCAGGATGAGGGAAGTGGGCTGAGAGGAGATCACGATGAGCCAAGATCTCTGCAGAagttgctg GATGACATGACCGGAGCCACCTCAGAGTTGAGTATGTCCTGCATAAGCTTATCAG AAGTCGCCTCAATATCTGGAAGTGTAGACGACGTACTTGAAGACGAGTTTAACTGA
- the tdrkh gene encoding tudor and KH domain-containing protein isoform X2, whose amino-acid sequence MAVVQEGPWKSLSSGKKVALAAGLSVGATVGYILYRHIRSSSAQEPDTEQSRFSLPLEVYRSIARHQSTFLDLVSQKSGAQVNLLANSEDRSTVCFLLQGTTQQNLLARCALERLANDSELIDDVLEVPQTAFGRIIGRGGETLKLISRTSGARVTCPRERGRSLEEKGEVMITGTRQEVQRAKDMIMEKVMENEMVRKRISQSSALREKRKAPESESVQRHQGPVSELMLHMNEDDLLTPLTEVRLVQASGSNGFASSGDYTTENSLRSEEIFSPVSPLEYSKFEIPSPDLSFQPGEHLEVYVSASENPQHFWIQIIGVRSLQLDKLTTEMSRFYNGDTLHEHRVEAIVVGDIVAAPYKDQSTWNRARVLGVLSSGLVDLYYVDFGDNGALPRDQLRSLRSDFLSLPFQAIECSLAEVHPAGEFWSEEALDDFERMAYCAQWKPLLAKLCSYSHTEMSSWPSVKLYDNSHGKALDLGEELIRLGHAVSCQDEGSGLRGDHDEPRSLQKLLDDMTGATSELSMSCISLSGSTYLSVTKQLTWSSSSYPSFVDVERADVDQNSSDNLMPPSLLYSTPSLSLSELVSHLIESSGSVLSPLGSDPRLVPHQSLMSFSDLPSETKVKPLQEFSSVTTSSSSAVDVVTSALESVSLSDNVFLGTYSSNSDVTSSSEPLEPESSASTCSECVCSSSNSSDGIRGVWYYLTSSQDSSDASLNTTMPTSSTASSSFCPTSSSSSSCLTESEDMPPVISSSVIHLSSDQSSSGDDAEMIDDPSEPSNSLQNCSACTSDESDVIYIGVTKSPSDPFDKGVHDSNYSPSKTKLKEQQALTKNTKAPSEQLAEGLRENEEKEELCEEAGDIDKVLELENKKVNSGDVSAREVASISGSVDDVLEDEFN is encoded by the exons ATGGCAGTGGTGCAGGAGGGGCCGTGGAAGAGCCTGAGCTCAGGGAAGAAGGTGGCGCTGGCTGCAGGTCTTTCTGTCGGGGCCACAGTGGGCTACATCTTGTATCGTCACATTCGGAGCAGCAGTG CTCAAGAGCCAGATACGGAACAGTCCAGGTTCTCCTTGCCCCTCGAAGTGTACAGATCTATCGCAAGGCACCAGAGCACCTTTCTGGATCTA gtaAGCCAGAAGTCAGGAGCTCAGGTGAACTTGTTAGCGAATTCAGAGGATCGGAGCACTGTGTGCTTCTTGCTCCAGGGCACAACACAGCAGAACCTTTTGGCTAGATGTGCTCTGGAGAGACTGGCCAATGACAGCGAGCTCATAGATGATGTTTTAGAAGTGCCCCAGACCGCCTTTGGGCGAATCATAG GTCGTGGAGGCGAGACCCTGAAGTTGATTAGCCGAACTTCCGGAGCTCGGGTGACCTGCCCACGTGAGCGAGGTCGCAGCTTGGAGGAAAAGGGTGAGGTTATGATCACGGGAACACGCCAAGAAGTACAGCGTGCTAAG gacatGATCATGGAGAAGGTGATGGAGAATGAGATGGTACGAAAACGCATCAGCCAGTCATCTGCCCTGCGTGAGAAAAGAAAAGCCCCAGAATCAGAGTCAGTCCAAAGACATCAAGGCCCAGTCAGCGAGCTCATGCTGCACATGAATGAAGATGATCTGCTCACTCCACTGACTGAAGTGAGACTTGTTCAGGCCAGTGGCTCTAATGGGTTTGCCAGCAGCGGGGACTACACAACAGAAAATTCACTACGATCAGAGGAGATCTTCTCACCAGTTTCACCATTAGAGTACTCAAAATTTGAAA TCCCAAGTCCTGACCTGAGCTTCCAGCCTGGTGAGCATTTAGAGGTATATGTGTCTGCTTCAGAAAATCCCCAACACTTCTGGATCCAGATTATAGGTGTCCGATCACTTCAGCTGGACAAACTGACTACTGAGATGAGCCGTTTCTATAATGGCGACACCTTACAC GAGCACAGAGTGGAGGCTATAGTTGTAGGGGACATTGTGGCTGCTCCTTATAAGGACCAAAGCACGTGGAACCGAGCTCGTGTGTTGGGCGTCCTGAGCTCTGGTCTGGTTGATTTGTACTATGTGGACTTCGGGGACAACGGAGCACTTCCACGGGATCAGTTACGCAGCCTGAG GAGTGATTTTTTGAGCTTGCCCTTCCAAGCCATTGAGTGCAGCCTGGCAGAAGTGCATCCTGCAG GAGAGTTTTGGTCAGAGGAAGCCCTGGATGACTTTGAGAGAATGGCATACTGTGCACAGTGGAAGCCTTTACTAGCCAAACTGTGCAGTTACTCACACACTGAGATGTCCTCCTGGCCCAGTGTAAAGCTGTATGACAACAGCCATGGAAAG gctctggatCTGGGTGAAGAGTTGATTCGCTTAGGCCATGCAGTGAGCTGTCAGGATGAGGGAAGTGGGCTGAGAGGAGATCACGATGAGCCAAGATCTCTGCAGAagttgctg GATGACATGACCGGAGCCACCTCAGAGTTGAGTATGTCCTGCATAAGCTTATCAG GTTCAACATATCTATCAGTGACAAAGCAGTTGACGTGGTCTTCTTCGAGCTACCCCAGCTTTGTAGATGTGGAACGAGCTGATGTAGATCAGAATTCCTCAGACAACCTCATGCCTCCATCGCTTCTTTACTCCACACCATCATTAAGCCTGAGTGAGCTGGTCAGCCATCTTATCGAGTCCTCAGGCTCAGTGCTGTCTCCACTTGGCTCGGATCCAAGACTTGTTCCTCACCAGAGCCTCATGAGTTTCTCAGACCTTCCATCAGAAACAAAAGTAAAGCCTTTGCAAGAGTTTTCCTCGGTCACCACATCCTCCTCGTCTGCTGTAGATGTAGTGACATCAGCACTGGAATCGGTCAGTCTGAGTGACAACGTCTTCCTAGGGACTTACTCCAGCAACAGCGATGTCACGTCATCTTCAGAGCCGCTGGAACCGGAATCTTCCGCCAGTACCTGCAGTGAGTGCGTGTGTAGCAGCAGCAACAGTAGTGATGGAATAAGAGGTGTCTGGTATTACCTTACGTCTTCCCAGGACTCCTCTGATGCATCGCTCAACACCACTATGCCCACATCATCCACAGCTTCCTCGTCCTTCTGCCCAAcgtcctcctcttcttcctcctgtCTGACTGAGTCTGAGGACATGCCCCCTGTGATTTCCTCCTCTGTAATCCATTTAAGCTCTGACCAATCGTCAAGTGGTGATGATGCCGAAATGATTGACGATCCATCTGAACCAAGCAACTCTCTCCAAAATTGTAGTGCTTGCACCAGTGACGAGAGCGATGTCATTTACATCGGTGTTACCAAATCGCCGTCTGACCCCTTTGATAAAGGAGTTCATGATTCAAATTATTCTCCATCCAAGACTAAATTAAAAGAGCAACAGGCATTAACAAAAAATACGAAAGCACCGAGTGAACAACTTGCTGAAGGTTTAAGAGAAAAcgaggagaaggaggagctCTGTGAAGAAGCTGGGGATATAGACAAGGTCCTGGAACTTGAAAACAAGAAGGTGAACAGTGGAGACGTATCAGCAAGAG AAGTCGCCTCAATATCTGGAAGTGTAGACGACGTACTTGAAGACGAGTTTAACTGA
- the tdrkh gene encoding tudor and KH domain-containing protein isoform X3, whose protein sequence is MAVVQEGPWKSLSSGKKVALAAGLSVGATVGYILYRHIRSSSVFRSVAQEPDTEQSRFSLPLEVYRSIARHQSTFLDLVSQKSGAQVNLLANSEDRSTVCFLLQGTTQQNLLARCALERLANDSELIDDVLEVPQTAFGRIIGRGGETLKLISRTSGARVTCPRERGRSLEEKGEVMITGTRQEVQRAKDMIMEKVMENEMVRKRISQSSALREKRKAPESESVQRHQGPVSELMLHMNEDDLLTPLTEVRLVQASGSNGFASSGDYTTENSLRSEEIFSPVSPLEYSKFEIPSPDLSFQPGEHLEVYVSASENPQHFWIQIIGVRSLQLDKLTTEMSRFYNGDTLHEHRVEAIVVGDIVAAPYKDQSTWNRARVLGVLSSGLVDLYYVDFGDNGALPRDQLRSLRSDFLSLPFQAIECSLAEVHPAGEFWSEEALDDFERMAYCAQWKPLLAKLCSYSHTEMSSWPSVKLYDNSHGKALDLGEELIRLGHAVSCQDEGSGLRGDHDEPRSLQKLLDDMTGATSELSMSCISLSEVASISGSVDDVLEDEFN, encoded by the exons ATGGCAGTGGTGCAGGAGGGGCCGTGGAAGAGCCTGAGCTCAGGGAAGAAGGTGGCGCTGGCTGCAGGTCTTTCTGTCGGGGCCACAGTGGGCTACATCTTGTATCGTCACATTCGGAGCAGCAGTG TTTTCCGCTCTGTAGCTCAAGAGCCAGATACGGAACAGTCCAGGTTCTCCTTGCCCCTCGAAGTGTACAGATCTATCGCAAGGCACCAGAGCACCTTTCTGGATCTA gtaAGCCAGAAGTCAGGAGCTCAGGTGAACTTGTTAGCGAATTCAGAGGATCGGAGCACTGTGTGCTTCTTGCTCCAGGGCACAACACAGCAGAACCTTTTGGCTAGATGTGCTCTGGAGAGACTGGCCAATGACAGCGAGCTCATAGATGATGTTTTAGAAGTGCCCCAGACCGCCTTTGGGCGAATCATAG GTCGTGGAGGCGAGACCCTGAAGTTGATTAGCCGAACTTCCGGAGCTCGGGTGACCTGCCCACGTGAGCGAGGTCGCAGCTTGGAGGAAAAGGGTGAGGTTATGATCACGGGAACACGCCAAGAAGTACAGCGTGCTAAG gacatGATCATGGAGAAGGTGATGGAGAATGAGATGGTACGAAAACGCATCAGCCAGTCATCTGCCCTGCGTGAGAAAAGAAAAGCCCCAGAATCAGAGTCAGTCCAAAGACATCAAGGCCCAGTCAGCGAGCTCATGCTGCACATGAATGAAGATGATCTGCTCACTCCACTGACTGAAGTGAGACTTGTTCAGGCCAGTGGCTCTAATGGGTTTGCCAGCAGCGGGGACTACACAACAGAAAATTCACTACGATCAGAGGAGATCTTCTCACCAGTTTCACCATTAGAGTACTCAAAATTTGAAA TCCCAAGTCCTGACCTGAGCTTCCAGCCTGGTGAGCATTTAGAGGTATATGTGTCTGCTTCAGAAAATCCCCAACACTTCTGGATCCAGATTATAGGTGTCCGATCACTTCAGCTGGACAAACTGACTACTGAGATGAGCCGTTTCTATAATGGCGACACCTTACAC GAGCACAGAGTGGAGGCTATAGTTGTAGGGGACATTGTGGCTGCTCCTTATAAGGACCAAAGCACGTGGAACCGAGCTCGTGTGTTGGGCGTCCTGAGCTCTGGTCTGGTTGATTTGTACTATGTGGACTTCGGGGACAACGGAGCACTTCCACGGGATCAGTTACGCAGCCTGAG GAGTGATTTTTTGAGCTTGCCCTTCCAAGCCATTGAGTGCAGCCTGGCAGAAGTGCATCCTGCAG GAGAGTTTTGGTCAGAGGAAGCCCTGGATGACTTTGAGAGAATGGCATACTGTGCACAGTGGAAGCCTTTACTAGCCAAACTGTGCAGTTACTCACACACTGAGATGTCCTCCTGGCCCAGTGTAAAGCTGTATGACAACAGCCATGGAAAG gctctggatCTGGGTGAAGAGTTGATTCGCTTAGGCCATGCAGTGAGCTGTCAGGATGAGGGAAGTGGGCTGAGAGGAGATCACGATGAGCCAAGATCTCTGCAGAagttgctg GATGACATGACCGGAGCCACCTCAGAGTTGAGTATGTCCTGCATAAGCTTATCAG AAGTCGCCTCAATATCTGGAAGTGTAGACGACGTACTTGAAGACGAGTTTAACTGA
- the tdrkh gene encoding tudor and KH domain-containing protein isoform X1, with the protein MAVVQEGPWKSLSSGKKVALAAGLSVGATVGYILYRHIRSSSVFRSVAQEPDTEQSRFSLPLEVYRSIARHQSTFLDLVSQKSGAQVNLLANSEDRSTVCFLLQGTTQQNLLARCALERLANDSELIDDVLEVPQTAFGRIIGRGGETLKLISRTSGARVTCPRERGRSLEEKGEVMITGTRQEVQRAKDMIMEKVMENEMVRKRISQSSALREKRKAPESESVQRHQGPVSELMLHMNEDDLLTPLTEVRLVQASGSNGFASSGDYTTENSLRSEEIFSPVSPLEYSKFEIPSPDLSFQPGEHLEVYVSASENPQHFWIQIIGVRSLQLDKLTTEMSRFYNGDTLHEHRVEAIVVGDIVAAPYKDQSTWNRARVLGVLSSGLVDLYYVDFGDNGALPRDQLRSLRSDFLSLPFQAIECSLAEVHPAGEFWSEEALDDFERMAYCAQWKPLLAKLCSYSHTEMSSWPSVKLYDNSHGKALDLGEELIRLGHAVSCQDEGSGLRGDHDEPRSLQKLLDDMTGATSELSMSCISLSGSTYLSVTKQLTWSSSSYPSFVDVERADVDQNSSDNLMPPSLLYSTPSLSLSELVSHLIESSGSVLSPLGSDPRLVPHQSLMSFSDLPSETKVKPLQEFSSVTTSSSSAVDVVTSALESVSLSDNVFLGTYSSNSDVTSSSEPLEPESSASTCSECVCSSSNSSDGIRGVWYYLTSSQDSSDASLNTTMPTSSTASSSFCPTSSSSSSCLTESEDMPPVISSSVIHLSSDQSSSGDDAEMIDDPSEPSNSLQNCSACTSDESDVIYIGVTKSPSDPFDKGVHDSNYSPSKTKLKEQQALTKNTKAPSEQLAEGLRENEEKEELCEEAGDIDKVLELENKKVNSGDVSAREVASISGSVDDVLEDEFN; encoded by the exons ATGGCAGTGGTGCAGGAGGGGCCGTGGAAGAGCCTGAGCTCAGGGAAGAAGGTGGCGCTGGCTGCAGGTCTTTCTGTCGGGGCCACAGTGGGCTACATCTTGTATCGTCACATTCGGAGCAGCAGTG TTTTCCGCTCTGTAGCTCAAGAGCCAGATACGGAACAGTCCAGGTTCTCCTTGCCCCTCGAAGTGTACAGATCTATCGCAAGGCACCAGAGCACCTTTCTGGATCTA gtaAGCCAGAAGTCAGGAGCTCAGGTGAACTTGTTAGCGAATTCAGAGGATCGGAGCACTGTGTGCTTCTTGCTCCAGGGCACAACACAGCAGAACCTTTTGGCTAGATGTGCTCTGGAGAGACTGGCCAATGACAGCGAGCTCATAGATGATGTTTTAGAAGTGCCCCAGACCGCCTTTGGGCGAATCATAG GTCGTGGAGGCGAGACCCTGAAGTTGATTAGCCGAACTTCCGGAGCTCGGGTGACCTGCCCACGTGAGCGAGGTCGCAGCTTGGAGGAAAAGGGTGAGGTTATGATCACGGGAACACGCCAAGAAGTACAGCGTGCTAAG gacatGATCATGGAGAAGGTGATGGAGAATGAGATGGTACGAAAACGCATCAGCCAGTCATCTGCCCTGCGTGAGAAAAGAAAAGCCCCAGAATCAGAGTCAGTCCAAAGACATCAAGGCCCAGTCAGCGAGCTCATGCTGCACATGAATGAAGATGATCTGCTCACTCCACTGACTGAAGTGAGACTTGTTCAGGCCAGTGGCTCTAATGGGTTTGCCAGCAGCGGGGACTACACAACAGAAAATTCACTACGATCAGAGGAGATCTTCTCACCAGTTTCACCATTAGAGTACTCAAAATTTGAAA TCCCAAGTCCTGACCTGAGCTTCCAGCCTGGTGAGCATTTAGAGGTATATGTGTCTGCTTCAGAAAATCCCCAACACTTCTGGATCCAGATTATAGGTGTCCGATCACTTCAGCTGGACAAACTGACTACTGAGATGAGCCGTTTCTATAATGGCGACACCTTACAC GAGCACAGAGTGGAGGCTATAGTTGTAGGGGACATTGTGGCTGCTCCTTATAAGGACCAAAGCACGTGGAACCGAGCTCGTGTGTTGGGCGTCCTGAGCTCTGGTCTGGTTGATTTGTACTATGTGGACTTCGGGGACAACGGAGCACTTCCACGGGATCAGTTACGCAGCCTGAG GAGTGATTTTTTGAGCTTGCCCTTCCAAGCCATTGAGTGCAGCCTGGCAGAAGTGCATCCTGCAG GAGAGTTTTGGTCAGAGGAAGCCCTGGATGACTTTGAGAGAATGGCATACTGTGCACAGTGGAAGCCTTTACTAGCCAAACTGTGCAGTTACTCACACACTGAGATGTCCTCCTGGCCCAGTGTAAAGCTGTATGACAACAGCCATGGAAAG gctctggatCTGGGTGAAGAGTTGATTCGCTTAGGCCATGCAGTGAGCTGTCAGGATGAGGGAAGTGGGCTGAGAGGAGATCACGATGAGCCAAGATCTCTGCAGAagttgctg GATGACATGACCGGAGCCACCTCAGAGTTGAGTATGTCCTGCATAAGCTTATCAG GTTCAACATATCTATCAGTGACAAAGCAGTTGACGTGGTCTTCTTCGAGCTACCCCAGCTTTGTAGATGTGGAACGAGCTGATGTAGATCAGAATTCCTCAGACAACCTCATGCCTCCATCGCTTCTTTACTCCACACCATCATTAAGCCTGAGTGAGCTGGTCAGCCATCTTATCGAGTCCTCAGGCTCAGTGCTGTCTCCACTTGGCTCGGATCCAAGACTTGTTCCTCACCAGAGCCTCATGAGTTTCTCAGACCTTCCATCAGAAACAAAAGTAAAGCCTTTGCAAGAGTTTTCCTCGGTCACCACATCCTCCTCGTCTGCTGTAGATGTAGTGACATCAGCACTGGAATCGGTCAGTCTGAGTGACAACGTCTTCCTAGGGACTTACTCCAGCAACAGCGATGTCACGTCATCTTCAGAGCCGCTGGAACCGGAATCTTCCGCCAGTACCTGCAGTGAGTGCGTGTGTAGCAGCAGCAACAGTAGTGATGGAATAAGAGGTGTCTGGTATTACCTTACGTCTTCCCAGGACTCCTCTGATGCATCGCTCAACACCACTATGCCCACATCATCCACAGCTTCCTCGTCCTTCTGCCCAAcgtcctcctcttcttcctcctgtCTGACTGAGTCTGAGGACATGCCCCCTGTGATTTCCTCCTCTGTAATCCATTTAAGCTCTGACCAATCGTCAAGTGGTGATGATGCCGAAATGATTGACGATCCATCTGAACCAAGCAACTCTCTCCAAAATTGTAGTGCTTGCACCAGTGACGAGAGCGATGTCATTTACATCGGTGTTACCAAATCGCCGTCTGACCCCTTTGATAAAGGAGTTCATGATTCAAATTATTCTCCATCCAAGACTAAATTAAAAGAGCAACAGGCATTAACAAAAAATACGAAAGCACCGAGTGAACAACTTGCTGAAGGTTTAAGAGAAAAcgaggagaaggaggagctCTGTGAAGAAGCTGGGGATATAGACAAGGTCCTGGAACTTGAAAACAAGAAGGTGAACAGTGGAGACGTATCAGCAAGAG AAGTCGCCTCAATATCTGGAAGTGTAGACGACGTACTTGAAGACGAGTTTAACTGA